In the Nitrospirota bacterium genome, TACAGATGGTGGTACAGTGCGGGGTAAGATCACGTTCATGGGATCAGTACCGGAGCCGAAAGAATTTAAGCTGCATCGCTACCCAGATCGCGCATTCTGTGGGGAGCTGTCGGATGGAAACGGACATCGTCTCCTGAAGGAAGTTAATATCGCCCCGGACGGTGGGCTCAAAGATGTGGTGATAGTTGTGGAGGACATTCAGAAAGGAAAGCCGTTTACCTTCACCGAGGCTGAAGTGGAAGCGACTATGTGTCGGTTCCTGCCGTTTGTCACCGTCGTCAGCGACAAGCGTCGAGTCACCGTGGTCAATCGAGATCCGGTCGCACACGACATTCAGGGGTATGCCTATGACCTTGCAGGGGTCGATATCGTCCTCCATCGCCCTGCGCTGAAAGCAAGCGGGACCACCGATATCGTGCAGTTGGTCAAAGGGCGGAAAGTGTTTACCATGCAGTGCGGCATGCATCCCTACATGCAGAATTGGGGCTATGCGATCGACAATCCCTACTATGCCGTGACGGACTTTACCGGTTCGTTTGCCATCAGCGATCTTCCCGCCGGTACGTACCAGATCAAGGCGTGGCATCCGACTTTGGGGAATCAAGCGCGGAAGATTACGGTGAAACCGAATGAGACGGTGTCGCTCGATTTCCTGTTTGAAGACAAGTGATGAGCATGGAATGTTTGCCATCACGGAGCAGCCCATGAGTGCTTCGACTTCGGCTTGGGAGGACCAACCGATGTTCTGATCTCGTGCGGCTGGAAGGTTTCCCGCATGGTATTGATCGCTGACATTCACGTCGCTTTTGCTCAAACTGGCACTTTAACGCGGATACCTCGTCCTTCGTTGCGACCGAGGAAGAAGATGTGGTGTTCACCACATCACCCTGCCAGGAGAGTGGTGTGTTTAGCCCGCGTCAAGACATGTGTAGTGTAGTGTGTAAATGGGTTTCAGGCGAATAGCCCTCTTCGGAGGAGGGTTTACGGCGCTCTTTACGTGCCCTGACTCGGTTCCCTTTGCTTGATCTTCAGTCTTTGTTCCGTTTATTGTGGCGGCTGCGGAGCAGGCAGTGCTGTCAGGCCGAAGCGGTTTTATAGACCAGGGGTGATGAGTGACGCTGCAAGCACGGGAAGTCGATGTCGCGCAGTATCGCATTCGGCAGGAACCGTTTTATGCGGAGGTCTGTGGGGAGATCGGCCTGTTCACCATTGCTGCCGAGAAAAAACTGCCG is a window encoding:
- a CDS encoding carboxypeptidase regulatory-like domain-containing protein codes for the protein MRKTILAGLWVTVFASAILSVGLCAEAEAYESGTVTDGGTVRGKITFMGSVPEPKEFKLHRYPDRAFCGELSDGNGHRLLKEVNIAPDGGLKDVVIVVEDIQKGKPFTFTEAEVEATMCRFLPFVTVVSDKRRVTVVNRDPVAHDIQGYAYDLAGVDIVLHRPALKASGTTDIVQLVKGRKVFTMQCGMHPYMQNWGYAIDNPYYAVTDFTGSFAISDLPAGTYQIKAWHPTLGNQARKITVKPNETVSLDFLFEDK